Genomic DNA from Bacteroidales bacterium:
GATTCTGAGCCATTGATTACATCACAAGTGTATTTCTCATAACAGATGAAGTTGCGTAAATTCTGCCATTCAACCACTCCATTAAAACGATGGTGGGCTTTAGCTAGATAGAAACGTCGAACTTCCAACTTGTTATGAGATTTTTCCGAGGTAGTATAATATGCATCTGTATTACGGATTGATGTCAGTATCTCAGGTGTAAATATGCTTTCTGCTTCTTGCTTAAGGACTCCTTGATTTCCTTTTAAACCACCTACATAATCACCTTTTTGTTGTATGATAGTATTGATCGTTTTCCTTTGTGTATGCAATGCGTCAAAGGTTACGATGCATTTCTTTAAATTCATTGATTTTAAAATTTCCTGAGCAACAGGGATTTCGTTCGTTTTTTTATTGATTACCTTTGAATAGAGACATATTTCGTTGGAAGCATCATAGACGTGAAGCGTCTGTAAATTACGTATTTTTTCATCATAATTGTATTTTCTACCGGTACCCCTTTGTTCCTTTCCATCAACACAGATTTGACGTAAGCCATCATCTTTGATGCCCAATGATTTTTTTATAGCAGCCAGATTTGCAAGAAGAAAGGCGATGGTTGCTTCTTGCAATTGATCCGTATCAATTAGAGAGAATACTCTGCGAAAGGTATCATGGGAAGGAACTCCGTTATTTAGTTTCATAAACTTTTTTAACCATCTTTTTTTCTTTTCAGCAAATAGTGCAATTTCAACCCAAGTTGATGCATTTCCTAGTACTGCAAGAAATGTAATTAAAATAATCTCTTCAAGAGGATAGTCAATCATACCGTTAAGCCTTGAATCATCTACTTTTTGAAATAATTTCAAAAAGCGTCGCAACACTTTTTTTGATGGAATTCCTCCGGTAGGAGGTAGTCCATTTGTAACAATAGCGTCTTTATACGCCATAATAAAGCGGTTTATTTTAGCCATAATGCATCCTCCCATATGATTGAATATTTGGTTGAAAGAGCTAGTAATGATTCAGAGATTTCGGAACGATACAGTTTTTTATTAATGCGAATGAGCGTAACAGAAGAACAATAAGCTTTTATTTTCAGAAAATCATCAGCATAATATTTTAAAACATTATCTTTAATCATTCGAACGCCACGTTCTACGCCTGTAATCTGTGCATCGGTGAATTGGTTAGTAATAATCAGATTACTAAAATGAAAAGATAAATAGGAACGCTTAAAAATTTCATTATCATAAAAACCGTAAATGTACTGGAGAATGGAACAGACATAAACTAAGTCGCCATTTTTTACAAAGGATTTCCGAAGACCTAAATGGATTTTGGTAGTACAACAGAGGATTGCATAAGAAAAACCAAATTCGTAAGTGATAACTGAATTTTCCACTTTATCTCTTGAAGGAATAAGCCCTTCATTTTCAGTAATTCGTCCAAGATAACCATC
This window encodes:
- a CDS encoding ISAs1 family transposase; this encodes MAYKDAIVTNGLPPTGGIPSKKVLRRFLKLFQKVDDSRLNGMIDYPLEEIILITFLAVLGNASTWVEIALFAEKKKRWLKKFMKLNNGVPSHDTFRRVFSLIDTDQLQEATIAFLLANLAAIKKSLGIKDDGLRQICVDGKEQRGTGRKYNYDEKIRNLQTLHVYDASNEICLYSKVINKKTNEIPVAQEILKSMNLKKCIVTFDALHTQRKTINTIIQQKGDYVGGLKGNQGVLKQEAESIFTPEILTSIRNTDAYYTTSEKSHNKLEVRRFYLAKAHHRFNGVVEWQNLRNFICYEKYTCDVINGSESTETRYYITSLKDVEISAQAIRGHWGIENNLHWHLDYSFMEDMNTTIDKKAFNNFSLINKMALSLCKLAQPVMGNKSIRVIRKEFAWEYEDTLAEFLSYFDTDAIFNALEMKKK